Genomic DNA from Candidatus Nitronereus thalassa:
ATCATAAAATTTTTGCCGACTTTTATTCCGTGCTTTTGGAGCTGATCCAACTCTCCAATCAGGGCCCCTGGGTCGATCACGACTCCGCTCCCCAGTACACATAATTTCCCTCTTGATAATATCCCGGAAGGAATCAAATGGAAAATATAGGTGCCCTTTCGGGTCACCACCGTATGGCCGGCATTGGATCCGCCTTGATATCGGACTACAAGGTCGGCGTCGCGGGAAAGGATATCAACAATCTTCCCCTTTCCTTCATCACCCCACTGCGACCCAATCACGACTAAATTTGCCATATCCACACTTTAGCTTTCCGAATCAGCGCCAAAAAGTCCCTGTGTCGGATAAAAAGTCTCATCCTCGGTTTGTGCCCAGTGGGCCAGGAAACTTATAGCGAAAAAAGTCACAAAAAAGGCCCCGACTCACACAAAGTCAGAGCCAACCGGGGACGGATGTTAGGCTGCGATCAAGGATTTGTCAATAGAAGGACACAATAAACTACTACCACCGAAAGCGCCGAGAACCACCAAATATACCCAATAGAGAATAATAATTTTAATGATAGCTTTCAAGGTCTGAGGGAAATTTTTGGCATTCGACCTCTTCTTTGAAGCGGCGGAGTGCTTGAAGAGCATCGGCTTTGAGATGGGCATAGGGCTTCACGAATTTTGGAGAAAACTCATCGAATAAACCAAGAAGGTCGTACAGCACTAACACCTGCCCATCACAATTTGGTCCAGCGCCGATGCCTATGGTCGGAATGGAAACCGCCTCCGTGATGGATTTCGCCAAATCAACGGGAATGGCTTCAAGGACCAACGAAAACGCTCCAGCGGATTCCAATGCCCGGGCATCAGCCAACAAGGCCTCGGCGTGCACGTCTTCCCGACCTTGCACCTTGTAGCCGCCATATTGATTAACCGATTGAGGCGTCATCCCAATATGCCCCATGACCGGAATGCCCACTTGAGTGAGGGCTTGCACACGATCAATCATGGAGATTCCGCCTTCCAACTTGACGGCCCCGGCCCCAGCTTGAATTAGCCTCCCGGCATTGCGTACCGCCTCTTCCACACTTACCTGGTAAGACATAAATGGCATGTCCGCAATCACCAGTGCATTTTCCCTCACACTGGCGACAAGCATCGTGTGGTAGATCATCTCATCCATGGTGACGGAGAGCGTGTTCGATTTTCCTTGAACAACAACACCCAGGGAATCACCCACCAAAATGGCTTCAATCCCAGCTTGTTCCAGGATTCGTGTAAACAAAGCATCGTAGGCGGTCACCACCACGAGTTTCCTGCCTTTAGATTTTTGTCGTTGGAATTCAGGAACCGTCATCAATTTAATTCCGCCTTTCGAATAATCTCCGCCACCCGATCACCGAGTCGCCCCGGCATGATATGGACACCATCACAATAGGGACGCACCGCCTTGATAGTTCGCACCGCGATTCCAATGCCAACCTCAGCTTCATGGGCCTCTCCGGCTTCCTTCATTTCCGCAATAATGGCTTCGGAAACTTCAATGCCTGGAATATTGGCATTCAAATATTCTGCCATTTTGGCCGACCGGAGCACCAGTATACCAGCCAGGACCTTACATGGGTAGCGACGCATGACCGACATGAAGGTCCGAAAGATATCTACACCATAGACGGCCTGTGTTTGAAAAAATCGTGCGCCCGCTTCTATTTTCGCATTCAGTTTCTGATGCATGATCTCATCGGAATCTGACCCCGGCGCCGCGGCAGCCCCAATAAAAAAGTCGGTGGCTCCGTCCAACGATTTATCCGCAAGGTCGCGACCATGATTTAACAACCCAATCGTTCGCATCACCTGAACCGAATCCATATCGTACACCGGTTTCGCCTCTTTGTGATCTCCAACTTTTGGGCTATCCCCGGTCAGGCATAATACATTGCGAATTCCCAAAAGGTAGGCGCCCAAAAGGTCCGACTGAATCCCAATTCGATTCCGATCCCGACAGGTCACTTGCAAAATCGGGTCATGCCCCTGCTCGACCAACAATCTCGACACCGCCACCGAACTTGCCTGCATCACGGCAGCGGTGTTATCCGTCACGTTGACCCCATGTACCTTCCCAATCAAGGCTTTGGTCACCTCGAGTAAGTTCGAGACATTCGTGCCTTTGGGAGGATTCACTTCGACTGTCGTGGCAAATTCACCTTGCTCCAATGTTCGTTGCAATCTTTGCCGTTCGTCTTTCATAATCGATTGAATTGACAGCCGTCTTTGGAAAATGTAGGGTTACCTTTGGGCGACACGTTGGGCAGCCTCAACCGTATTGGCCAGCAACATGGCAATGGTCATAGGACCTACGCCACCGGGAACAGGGGACAGCCAACCCGCCCGCTCTTTAACCTGATCAAAATCCACATCCCCGACTAACCGGCCATCATCCAGGCGATTAATGCCAACATCAATGACAATGGCTCCAGACTTCACCATGTCGCCTTTGACAAATTGCGCCTTACCAATCGCGGCCACGAGGATATCGGCTTCTCGGCACATGCCAGGTAAATCTTTTGTGCGTGAATGGCAAATGGTTACCGTCGCATGCCGATGCATTAACAACATCGCCACTGGCTTCCCGACAATATTACTTCGCCCCAACACCACCGCTCGTTTTCCCTCAATGGCTTGCCCGGTGGACTCAATCATCCGGATGACCCCTTTGGGAGTACATGGGACAAACAACGGATTTCCCTCCACGAGTCTGCCGATATTATAAGGATGAAACCCGTCGGCATCCTTCTCTGGGGACACTGCATTCAACACTTCTTGGCTATCAATGTGTGAAGGAAGGGGAAGCTGAACCAAAATCCCATGTATTTTCGGATCGGTATTTAATTGGGTTATTAGGTGCAGAAGATCCTCTTGCTTGGTCGTGGAAGCTAAGGCATAGTCAGCGACGTGAAGCCCGGCCGTGTCACAGGCCTTCTTTTTATTTCGAACATAGACCGCAGAGGCCGGATCATCACCCACGAGCACCACAGCCAAGCCCGGGCGAACCCCAGTTTTTTCGACTAGTGCTTCAACATCCTTGCCAATTCCATTACGAATCTCTTGCGCTAACGCTTTCCCATCTATGAGTTGAGCCGACACGGAAACCTCCTTAATAAGTTCCTAGTCGCTGGTTGCAAGAAAAAAAGCCAATCCAGTTGTTTCTTCACCCGCAACAAACACTAAATTTCGAGCGACGATAACAGGGGTGAGAAATTTAAGTCAATGCGAGAGCATTCCTCAGCATTTCCTTGACAGTGCTGAAAATGCTCTCGTACGATGCATACGTGTTACACATCCTCAAGCTTCCCGATTTTCTCCTCAATGGACACACCCATTCCGTGGTAAGAGACACCTGTATTTTCCTACGCAGGCCTGTCCAATTTTTGGGAATCCTCTTTCTTTCTTGCCTGTCCTTGTGCATACCCTATGTCCAAGGACATCCAATTGTGGATTTGCAAAGCCCACAATCTTTTATTGCCTCCCCTTCAGGGGAATTTTATTTCATTGCTAACGCCAATGGAGAACCAGGTAAACGGGATAATAATGGATTTATTTCGAAATTAAACATCGACGGAGAACCTATTGACCTCCACTTTATTCATGGAGGAAGCCGAGGCACCGAACTTCATTCCCCCAATGGCATGGCCATGGTAGGGAAAATGCTCTATGTTGCGGACCTTGATACCATTCGCGGATTCGACAGCGAGACCGGACAATCTATCCTGGCTTTATCGTTGAGCCATTTTCATGTCACGGAATTGACCGACCTCATCGCGGACGGAGCCGGACAACTGTTCGCCTTGGACACCGAAGGCAATGCCATTTACCAAATCGACACCACACAGGATCATGTGGTGTCCCTCTATTTACAGAGCGACAAACTCGGTTCCCCTCGTGGGTTAGCGATTCAACCAAAATCGGGACGTCTTGTCGTAGTTAGCCTTGATGAGGGCACGGTGTTGGACATTGCTCAAGACCATTCGATCAGCGAAATCATTTCTAATTCATTTTTTACCGGCAGGTTTCAACATCTCAGTGGGGTAGACTTCGACCGATTTGGCAACATGTACCTCTCTGATTTAACCGCGGGAAAAATTTGGCGCGTGCAGCCCAATAAGAAAATGCAAGTGATTGCCGAATTCCTCATCTCTCCCACTAGCGTAAGAATTGATCGAAAGAAACACATGATCCTCGTGCCCTATCTTTATGCCAATGGGGCAGAGATGAACGGACTCGAACGCCCTAGCAATGCCGAAGGCGGCACGAAAAAGAAAAAGCGAACGCTGTCAGATTATGGCCTTGGCCTGTTGGGAGGAGATACCCCCAAAAAATGAGCAAATGCATTTACTGTCATGAGCGGAAAGGGAAACGGCCCTGTCCCGCGCTGAACGGTTCGATTTGCAGCCAATGCTGTGGAACCCACCGAATGAGCAGTATCCAATGTCATACAGATTGCGTCTATCTGGATGCCAATGTCGAATATCAACAAAAACGGGTTGGAGATTTTTTCGATCAGGGCCGTCGGGCACTCTATCGGGAATTACTTGAGAAATGGGGTGATAAGGCTGCAGAAGTATTTTATTTTTTGGAGGCTGTCACCTTTAAACATTTTCATTCTCGACGCGATGGACAGGACGGGGAAGTGATTGCTGCCATTCAATCTTTGCGACGCACCTTTAGCCCGATTCAAATTCCCGAAGGTATGGCTCCGGCATTCACGGAAGCCCTCAAGAAAGAATACGAGGCCTTTATGAAAGGTGAAAAAATCGATAATGACCTTGTTGGAGAAGTGTTGGACCGTGGGCTGATCTTTATTACCGAGTTTTCAGGCCCAGGCCTCCGGTCAAATCGATTCTTAAACGGATTGACCGGCTATCTCAAAAGTTACTATCCAGAAGTCGCGGAACAACTCATTAAACTCAGCGAAACCGGCGGCGGGATTATCATCCCCAGTGGCGCCAATATGGGGGATTTTTCCAAACAATGATGCGTAAGGCGTAATCCGTAAAATAGGAGCTTCCACGGATCACACCTTAACTCTCACACATCTCAAACCTTCTATTCCATCACTTCGACTGTAATTTCAATCCGCTCTAACGGCATATCGCGGCGATCCCGTGGCTGGCTGACGATTTTATCCGCCACTTCAATCCCTTTGACCACTTCACCAAACACGGTGTACTGGCCATCTAAGTGAGGCGATTTGGCTACCATGATAAAAAATTGTGAACCAGCGCTATTAGGATCAGCTGTCCGGGCTGCTGATAAAATCCCTCGCTCGTGCGGAATTTTATTAAACTCCGCAGGAACCGTGTATCCCGGCCCGCCAGTCCCATACTCATTTCGTCTACCAGGATCTTTGGTATTCGGATCGCCTCCCTGAATCATAAAACCTGGAATAACCCGATGAAATATCGTGCCATTATAAAATCCTTTTTTTGCCAAGGTCAGAAAACTCTCCACATGTTTCGGAGCGAGTTCTGGGAAAAAGACGATTTCCATTTCACCAAATTTTGTTTTGAGCAGAACACGAGGGGCCTTCCCTTTTTCTTCAGCGACAGGCAACACCTTTGGCCCGTTCGCCCATGCTTGTCCGCTCCCGAGAAGTACCAAAATTCCTAATACTAGGATCGATAAAATCACTCGAACCACTGAACCAGACTTCCGCATTCTTAACCCTCCTTGCCTATGTTTGCCAATTGGCGATGTTCCCAACAGTCGATTATACCATGAGAAAGGGCCCCTCTTCAGCGCCCCCCTGGTTCTTCTGAGCATAGGCAGACTTCGCTGCCTCTTGCTCTGCCACCTTCTTGCTATGCCCAATACCCCGCCCTTGTATCTTACCTTGAATGCTCACTTCAACTTCAAAGACCTTTTGATGATCAGGCCCCGATTCCCGAATAAGCCGATATTCAGGAATCACCGAAAATTTTCTTTGGCACCATTCTTGAAGCTGGCTTTTATAATCCTGTCGACTTGCGGAAAGATTGGTCACATCCAAGGCCTGCAGATGTTCCTCTAACGCCATCAGCACAAACCCACGAGCAGGATCCAAACCTCCATCCAAATAGATGGCAGCAAGCACGGCTTCAAACGCATTGGCTAACAGTGAACTTTTGGTACGACCTTGTGTTTGCTCCTCCCCTCGTCCCACACGAAGCAAGGAACCAAGTTGCAGACGACGCGCGGCTTGCGCCAATGAGGATTGACGAACCAAATGCGCCCGAGTCTGTGAAAGATCTCCTTCCGATAGTTCGGGATACGTTCGAGCCAAATATTCACTAATGATCAAGTCCAGCACGGCATCGCCAAGAAATTCCAGCCGTTCATTATCCTTTAAAGATTCATTCGGTTTTCCCTGAATATGCGATTTATGAGTCAGCGCTTCTTCGAGCAATTCCGGTTGCGTAAAGAAATATTGAATAGTCTGTTGCGCCTCTTTAATCATGGACATGGCCGGAATGAACCTAAAGATTATCGACGAGGAAAGCCAACAGGCCGAATCGACCACCTGCGAGTATTACTGTGGAAGGTGACATAGGCACTGGGAAGAAGAGGGCGAATTACAATTGTTTCATCACAAGACATGCATTGACGCCCCCAAAACCAAAGGCATTGGAAATGGCGGCCTTGATGGCGACAGGCCTGGGCTTGGCAGGAATATAATCGAGGTCGCATTCGGGATCGGAATGTTCTAAATTGATGGTCGGTGGGAGCATT
This window encodes:
- the panB gene encoding 3-methyl-2-oxobutanoate hydroxymethyltransferase produces the protein MTVPEFQRQKSKGRKLVVVTAYDALFTRILEQAGIEAILVGDSLGVVVQGKSNTLSVTMDEMIYHTMLVASVRENALVIADMPFMSYQVSVEEAVRNAGRLIQAGAGAVKLEGGISMIDRVQALTQVGIPVMGHIGMTPQSVNQYGGYKVQGREDVHAEALLADARALESAGAFSLVLEAIPVDLAKSITEAVSIPTIGIGAGPNCDGQVLVLYDLLGLFDEFSPKFVKPYAHLKADALQALRRFKEEVECQKFPSDLESYH
- a CDS encoding methylenetetrahydrofolate reductase, encoding MKDERQRLQRTLEQGEFATTVEVNPPKGTNVSNLLEVTKALIGKVHGVNVTDNTAAVMQASSVAVSRLLVEQGHDPILQVTCRDRNRIGIQSDLLGAYLLGIRNVLCLTGDSPKVGDHKEAKPVYDMDSVQVMRTIGLLNHGRDLADKSLDGATDFFIGAAAAPGSDSDEIMHQKLNAKIEAGARFFQTQAVYGVDIFRTFMSVMRRYPCKVLAGILVLRSAKMAEYLNANIPGIEVSEAIIAEMKEAGEAHEAEVGIGIAVRTIKAVRPYCDGVHIMPGRLGDRVAEIIRKAELN
- the folD gene encoding bifunctional methylenetetrahydrofolate dehydrogenase/methenyltetrahydrofolate cyclohydrolase FolD — protein: MSAQLIDGKALAQEIRNGIGKDVEALVEKTGVRPGLAVVLVGDDPASAVYVRNKKKACDTAGLHVADYALASTTKQEDLLHLITQLNTDPKIHGILVQLPLPSHIDSQEVLNAVSPEKDADGFHPYNIGRLVEGNPLFVPCTPKGVIRMIESTGQAIEGKRAVVLGRSNIVGKPVAMLLMHRHATVTICHSRTKDLPGMCREADILVAAIGKAQFVKGDMVKSGAIVIDVGINRLDDGRLVGDVDFDQVKERAGWLSPVPGGVGPMTIAMLLANTVEAAQRVAQR
- a CDS encoding peptidylprolyl isomerase, translating into MRKSGSVVRVILSILVLGILVLLGSGQAWANGPKVLPVAEEKGKAPRVLLKTKFGEMEIVFFPELAPKHVESFLTLAKKGFYNGTIFHRVIPGFMIQGGDPNTKDPGRRNEYGTGGPGYTVPAEFNKIPHERGILSAARTADPNSAGSQFFIMVAKSPHLDGQYTVFGEVVKGIEVADKIVSQPRDRRDMPLERIEITVEVME
- the rnc gene encoding ribonuclease III translates to MSMIKEAQQTIQYFFTQPELLEEALTHKSHIQGKPNESLKDNERLEFLGDAVLDLIISEYLARTYPELSEGDLSQTRAHLVRQSSLAQAARRLQLGSLLRVGRGEEQTQGRTKSSLLANAFEAVLAAIYLDGGLDPARGFVLMALEEHLQALDVTNLSASRQDYKSQLQEWCQRKFSVIPEYRLIRESGPDHQKVFEVEVSIQGKIQGRGIGHSKKVAEQEAAKSAYAQKNQGGAEEGPFLMV